The genomic DNA CCACCACCTACAGCTATCTCAATAGCTTTGCATTGTTCTGTTGTGCTGCAGTCCATCCATATGGGGGATTTTTCGATTGAAAAAGCATCAAGAAACTGATCCACAAGTGGTTTTTTAGGATCCAATGATGATAGTATTTCAAAACTCCCATTCTTCCAATAAACACTACCATGTTGCTGAGCACTACCAGAAACAGCAGCAATTTTTCCAAAGTTCAAATTTGACATTTCAAGTCTGTGGAGAATTAAGTCTAATGCTTCCACCCACATCAATGTTGGTGATACAATTCTACCATTAACAATTTGGTCTCTAAAGACTCCACCTTTGGTATTGTAGTGAGGCAACTCAGAATCATAGTTCACAAGTTCTGATATAATTATGTTAAGATAAGCATCTAACACAGTTGCCTTCAGTGACCTAAGAAATCAAGGCCCAAATAAGTTCTTCAGTTAAAGATCCAATTTTTAATCAgttttcttgattcttgaacACTTTGCAGAGTACCCAgttcaagaacaagcagaagcAAGCAAAAGGGGTTAAGCATATTGCTTCaagttgaaaaaaagaaaagaattttttttattaactgtGCTATCTAATTTTCAATTAGAAATGTGGAAGAACTTACTGAGTGGAGCAATCAAAACCTAGGAACAATGAGTCCTGAGGAAAGGAGCAATCCTCCATATAAGAAAactttatgaaaaatttaagcAACTTGGTTGAAACTTGAAAGGGTAAAGATAAGAtttttaacaagaaaatcacAATATCTAAAAGATTTTAGTACTTCTAGAGAATGAATCTAATTCTGAAACGTAAACAATTTGTCAGCTTTCCCCAGTCATGTGGTAGACTATccatgataaaaataaatcgaTTTTCTATCGTCACATTTGATGGacagatattttaattttaattaggaaATAAGAGACAAATACTTTAAAGACACATCGTTTTCTGTTTTGTTCCTCTATTGTTGCACTTCcaatatttcattttaatttaattagaaatAAGAGACAAATACTTAAAAGATGcatctttttctattttgtttctCTATTGTTGCACTTCCAATATTTCATGAGTTAGGTTTTACTTTGGCCAAAATGcgtatttaaaatatttatttagagtTAAAGTATTTCTGCCAAGTTTGTAGGGGGGAAAGTGTATTTGAATAGTGGATGCAATTTAAAAGCATTTTTCATATTGATTAGTCAGATACTATCTAtcctaaaaaaaaacacttatttaATAAGTAGACTTTCGGAGTTTGGCAAAACAAGAACACCACTTGAGCAAGACATGTTGCATTTGAGAACTTGTTAAAGAGCAAATCATGCATGAAAACAGTCATATTCTCTCTCTCAAGTTGTGCAATGTAATTATATTTACACTGGCTATCTTACTGATCtcttattcatttatatgtCATATGGCATCACNTTGATTCTTGAACACTTTGTAGGAGTACCCAgttcaagaacaagcagaagcAAGCAAAAAGGGTTAAGCATATTGCTTCaagttgaaaaaagaagaagaaattttgatCAACTGTGCTATCTAATTTTCAATTAGAAATATGGAATAACTTACTGAGTGGAACAATCAAAACCTAGGAACAATGAGTCCTGAGGAAGGGAGCAATCCTCCATATAAGAAAACTTTATGAAAAACTTAAGCAACTTGGTTGAAACTTGAAAGGGTA from Solanum stenotomum isolate F172 unplaced genomic scaffold, ASM1918654v1 scaffold26352, whole genome shotgun sequence includes the following:
- the LOC125851485 gene encoding xylulose kinase 2-like translates to MEDCSFPQDSLFLGFDCSTQSLKATVLDAYLNIIISELVNYDSELPHYNTKGGVFRDQIVNGRIVSPTLMWVEALDLILHRLEMSNLNFGKIAAVSGSAQQHGSVYWKNGSFEILSSLDPKKPLVDQFLDAFSIEKSPIWMDCSTTEQCKAIEIA